GAGGGAGGCTCCAACGGCGGATTGCTGGTGGGGGCGGTGATGACGCAGCGTCCGGAGCTGGTGGCGGTCGCACTCCCAGCGGTCGGCGTGCTGGACATGCTGCGCTACCACAAGTTCACCGGCGGCGCCGCGTGGGCCACCGAATACGGCTCGGCCGACGACGCCGAGGCGTTCCCGTACCTGTACGCCTACTCGCCGCTGCACAACGTGAAGAAGGGGACGTGCTATCCCGCCACGCTCATCACCACCGCCGATCACGATGACCGCGTGGTCCCCTCGCACTCGTTCAAGTTCACGGCGGCGCTGCAGGAGGCGGCGCCACCCACCTGCACGCGCCCACTCCTGATTCGCGTGGAAACGCAGGGGAGCCACGGCTATCGCCCCACCGACAAGCTGATTGCCGAGACGGCGGACATTCTCGCCTTCACGCTGGCGCAGGCGGGACGCGCGGCGGCGCCCACGCCGTAGCCGTGCGCAGCGAGCGCCGTTAGGCGGCGGGAGGAGTTGGGCAGCGAGCGCCGTTAGGCGGCGACGGCTAGGCGCCGGCGGGGGCGTTTACCGGCGCCGGACCGCGTAACGATCGCAGCACCGCCGACACGTGCCGCAGGTGCTCGGCCATGGCCGCGGCGGCTGCCGCCGCGTCCTGCCGCTCCACCGCCGCCAGGATCGCGCCGTGGCTCTTGAGCGCCCCGCCAATCTCGTCGCGGAAGCCCACCATGAAGACGCGCTCCGAGCGCAGCATGGTGAGGAGCGTGCGGCTCACGATCTCCAACACCGGGTTGCCGGTGGCGCGGGCCAGCTCGTAGTGAAACTCGCCGTCGGCGTCGATGAAGGCCCGCGTGAGGTGCGCCTGCGCCTCCATCGTCGTCATCAACGCCTTGAGTCGCTCGAGGTTCTCGCTCGTGCGATGCGCGGCCGCCAGGCGCGCAATGGGGACTTCGAGGATCTCGCGCGCTTCCTGCAAGTGTTCCGGCGTGTTGCGCGCGTCGCGCAGGAGGAGCGACATCGACTCGACCACGTGGTCGGTCGTGAGCGCGGCCACGAAGGTGCCGCGCCCCACATGCACTTCCACCAGCCCCTTCTCGGCCAGCGACTTGATCGCCTCGCGCACCGCGGCGCGGCTCACGCCAAAGTGCGTCGCCAACTCGCGCTCGGCGGGGATGCGATCGCCCGGCTTCAGCTCTCCCGAGAGAATCTGCGCCTGCACGTGCTCCACGATCTCCTGGTACAGGCGCTCTTTCGGGCGAATGGGATCGAACGGGACGGACATGTCTCGGCATGGTGCGGAGAGGAGCGCAGCGCGCGAGGCGGCGCACGCGCGTGACGGGAACGTAGCCCCACGCGCGCCGACCGGCAAACGTCGCCAGTCCCGCCCCGGCGCTAGATTCCACCGGCGTCTCTCCCCCTCTCGTCCCGCTGTCCGCGCCCCGATGTCGTCGTCACCCGTTCGCGTGCTGCAGGCCTCGTCCGCAGACGCCGCCGCCTTGGAGTCGGCCATCGCCGAAGGGGCGATGCTGCTGCGCAGCGGCGCTCTCGTGGCGTTCCCCACGGAAACGGTCTACGGGCTGGGCGCCAACGCGCTGAGCGCCGACGCGGTAGGCCGCATCTACGCGGCCAAGGGGAGACCGTCGTTCAATCCGCTCATCGTCCACATCGCCGACGCCGGTGACCTGGAGACCGTGGCGCGTGAGGTCCCGCCAGTCGCAAGGACGCTGGCCGACGCCTTCTGGCCCGGAGCGCTCACGCTCGTCCTCCCCAAGCGCGCGCACATTCCCGACATCGTGAGCGCCGGGCTCGATACCGTGGGAGTTCGCGTTCCGTCGCACCCGGTGGCGCGCGCGCTCATTCGTCGCGCCGGGGTCCCGGTCGCGGCGCCGAGCGCCAACGCCTTCACGCGCGTGTCACCCACGTCGGCGGCGCACGTGGTCGCCCAACTGGGCGCAGCGGTCGACCTGGTGATCGACGGCGGGAGCACCGCGGTGGGGATCGAGTCGACCGTGGTCGACGTGACCGGTGAGCGCCCGGTGCTGCTGCGACTGGGGGGTGTGTCGCGCGAGGCGCTGGAGCGCGTGGTGGGGCCGGTGGAAGTCGTTAGGCACGCGGCGGGAGGCGCTGCGCCGCGCCCGTCGCCGGGGATGATCGACCGGCACTACGCACCGCGTGCATCGCTGCGCCCGTTCACCGCGACCGAGCGCCACGAGGTATGGAGGGAGCTGATAGCGCTCGAGGATGCGGGGACGCGTACGGGGCTCCTCGCCTTCGACGTGGAGGGGGCCGAGGCGACGGTGGCGATCGCGATGCCTGGCGATGCGGCTGGCTATGCCCGCGCGCTGTACGCGGCGCTTCACGCGCTGGACGGCGCCGGGTGCACCGTTGCGTATGTCGAGGAGATCCCGCAGGGGGAAGGGTGGGCGGCGATTGCCGATCGCTTGCGGCGCGCGGGGCTGGGGTCGTCGTAGCGTCCGGCGGGCGGCCGACGTGCGCTGGTCGTGCGCGCCGCTAGAAGCGCTCGCCCTTCGCCTCGCGGGCGGCGCTTCCCACGGCGCGCACGCGCGACCACATGGTGTAGAAGAAGATGGCGATCCCCGCCACCTGCAACGCGCCACCGATCACCACCGCCACACGCAGCGCCGGCGCCTGGCTGGCAATGCGCGCCAGCTCTCCCGCCAGCCGCAATGCGGTCCCCACGGTCATGCACCAGTAGGCGGCGCTGGCCAGGCGCGGGTCGTAGCGCGCGTCGTCCTTCTCGGGGCGCGGGAAGAGCCAGAGGGCGACCCCCTGGATCATCATCATCACGAAGCCGACGAGGATGGCGTGCGTGTGCGCCGAGACCTGGTAGGGCGACGGCCACGTGCGCCCAACTTCGCGCTGCACCAGGATCCAGAGGCCGATCAGGAGACCAATGACCAGGAAGGCGATCCCGGTCTTGATGTAGCGGCGGACGAGGGTGTGCATCGCGCGCCGCCCCTACCCGCGCACGAGGCGCGCCGCGGCAATTACCACACCAATCGCAGCCAGCGCACCCACGCGCGCCATGAGGACGATCTGCCGCCGGACCCTGGCGGCGTCGGGGCGCGTGTCGAGCGCACGGGCGCGCGACGGTGAGAGCGCCAGGTCGTGCGCCAGCGAGAGGACCAGCATGAACGTCACCATCGCCAGCTTCCAGGCCAGCGCGTATCCCACGCCCTGCGTCCAGAAGGTCCCATTGGTCCAGAGCGACCAGGAGAGCCATCCGCGATACCATACCAGCCACGTCCCGCTCCCCAGGAGGACGATGACCGCCGCCCACCCTACATACCGGAAGCGCATCCCCACTTCCTCGAACAGCGCGGTGCGCAGCGCCGGCGGCTCCACCTTGCGCAGCGCCGGCGCGCCGACCAGGGCGAGGAAGAGGACGCCGCCGATCCACGTCATGGCGGCAAAGAGGTGGAGCGTGACGAAGGTGTAGTACAGCGTGCGCACGTGGTGGCCTCGCGGCGCCGGCTCAGTCGGGCTGCACGGTGGGGAGGGCGCCGGGGCGGCGCTGCGCCTGCTGCGCGCGCTGCAGCACCCGGGGGCCATCGATCGTGCGCCACATGTTATAGATGAAGAGGTACGCGCCTAACGCCGAGATGATCCCGCCGGCCGCCTGCACCGGGAGGGCGCGCGGCGCGCCGAGCGTGGGGACGAGGAGAAAGCCGACCGACAGCGTCACCAGCCCGATGTTGGCCACGAACACATGCACCTCGGCCAGGCGCCGGTCGTGCAGCGGGTGACCCGTGAAGCGCGGAATCACGTGATAGGCCACGCCGAAGATCATCATCGAGACGAAGCCGAGGAGGTTCATATGGAAGTGCGCCGTTCGATACGCCGCGGCGTTCGGCCACGTCGACATCACCGCGCCCAGGGTGACGCCAATGCCGAACCAGGCGAGGCTCGACTTGAGGAACGCCTTGGAGAACCAGTCCATCACCAACGCTCCGGGCGAGCCGGCGGTATCGCGCACCGGAGCTGTCCCGGACCGCGCGGCACTGCCCGCTCATGAGGGGTTTGACGGGCACCGGACGCGCACGATTGCAGGTCGCGCGGTGCCACCTCGGCGCGCAATATCAGGGGCGTCGACGGTCCGTCGTGTGCGGATTCGCCCGACCCGGGCGGCGACAATCCCTGAAATGCGGCATAACGCATATATGATTATCAAACCGGTCGATCCATCGCACCCCCTCCCGCTCGACGACAAGGGGGCCAAGCCGCCGCGGGGGCTCGCCAACGGCGACGACCTCAAGCGCCTCCTGGCCGTGGAGCAGGAGCGGCTGGGGGAGCTGCAGTCGGCCTTCTACGCCGACCGCCGGCACGCGCTCCTCGTCGTGCTGCAGGGGCGCGACGCGTCTGGGAAGGACGGGACGATCCGCGCCGTCTTCGATGCCTGCAACCCGCAGGGATGCCAGGTGGCCTCGTTCAAGGCTCCCACCGACCTCGAGCTGTCGCACGACTTCCTCTGGCGCGTGCACCAGGTGGTCCCGCCGCGGGGAATGATCGGGATCTTCAACCGGTCGCATTACGAGGACGTGCTCGTGGTGCGGGTGAAGAACCTCGTGCCCAAGCGCGTGTGGCAGCACCGGTACCGGCAGATCAACGACTTCGAGCGCATGCTGACGGAGAACGGCGTGGTGATCCTCAAGTTCTTCCTGCACATCTCCAGGGATGAACAGCGTGAGCAGTTCCTCGAGCGCCTGACCGATCCCACGAAGAACTGGAAGTTCCGCGCCGGCGACCTCGACGACCGGGCGTTGTGGGGCGACTACACGCGCGCCTATCGCGACGCGCTTCGTGAGTGCAGCACCAAGTGGGCGCCGTGGTACGTGATCCCGTCGGACCATCGTGCGGCGCGGAACTACCTGATCACGAAGGTGATCAACGAAGCGTTAGGGGCGCTCAAGCCGGAGTATCCGCGGGCGTCGAAGGAGGTGCTGGCGCTCAAGTCGGGGTTGGCGCGGTAGGGCGCACGGCTGGGGGTGGTGCGCTTGGCTTGGGAGGGGCAACTGCGGTGTGACGCGAAGGCACGAAGGCGCGAAGGGAGCGCGCGACGGGCGGACGGATGTTCGCGCCGCGGCGTTAGGCGGTTTGTATCCTTGTGTCTTCGATGCTTCGTGTGAGTTGTCCCGCGCGAGGTGGGGCAGCGGCCGGGCTCGCGCGGAGGGGAAGGCGCAACTGCGGTCTCACGCGAAGCCGCGAAGGCGTGAAGGTGCACAGCCCCTTTGCGGCTTCGCTTCCTTGCGTGAGACAGGATCTTGCACCGATGGGGCGCGCCCTAAGCCCGCCTCGCGCACCCACGCTCAAGCCGCGACGATAGGCGCCGATACTCCCCAGGATGGAGTATTCGGCCGCGCCCTCTTCCCATGCCGGCGGTGCTCGCACGACCAGCACCGACGGCGCTCCCGTACGCCCGGCGCCGGGTGGCGGCGCGGGGCGGGTGGTGGCGCGCTCGGCGATCGCGCTCCTCCTCGGTGGCGTGGCGCTGGCCGCGCAGGTGCCGCAGCGCTGGACCCTTGGCGATTCCCGCGAGCGCGTCCGACAGGTGCAAGGAGCGCCCGATCTGGTCGAGCGACTGACGTCGCTGGGGAAGGAGATCTGGTCGTATCGCTCCAGCAGCGTGACCTTCGACCCACGGACCGGGCACGTCGTGGAATACACCGACGCCGAGGGCGCGCTCAAGGTCGTGATGGCGCCGCGGGGCTCGACGGGTGCGCCCTCGCGCGGGGCACTCGCGCTGGGGAGCTCGCGCGACGCGGTGCTGCGACGGTTCGGGACCCCGTGGGCGTATACGCGCGATCCCTCCCGACGGTACGCCTATCTCGCCTACGGGCGCAGCGTGGTGCAGCTCGCGCTCGATGACGATCGCGTCAGCGGGTGGATCGTCCGCGACTCGGCGATCGTCGTGGCCAGGGGTGACCGCGAGGCTGGGGAAGCGGCGATGCGCGGCGGCGGGAAGGCGCCGCCGACTCGGCAGGCAGCCGCGCCGGCCACGCTGCGCGCGAGCGTCGCCTGGCAGGACGACGATCGCGACGGCGCGCTCGCGCCGGGTGAAGGGGGGCGCGTGACGCTCACGGTGGCCAACGACGGTCCTGGCGAGGCGCGCAATGTCCGCGCATCGCTCGCTGTCGAATCGCCGGCAACCGGTGTCACCGTCTCCGTCGCCCCCTCCACTCCAACGATCGCCAGCGGCAGCGAGCGCGACTTCACCTTCCGCCTCGCGGCCGACTCGGCGCAGTCGGCCAGCGAGATCGTCATCGTCGCGAGGGTGAGCGAGGCGAACGGCTTCGACCTCTCCCCGGCGCTACGCCTGCGCGTCGCGGCGCGCGCGGCGGGTGCGCCGCGGCTCGTGGTGCGCGACACGCGGCTCGACGACGCCTCGCGCGATGGGCGACTGGCGCCGCGCGAGGTGGGCGACCTGACCATTCGCGTTGGGAACGACGGCGACGCCGCCACGCCGCCGCTCCGCGCCCGCCTGTGGCGCGGCGGCGACCTGTTCCTCGCCGCCGGCGCGCGCGACACCTTCTCGTTAGGGGCGATCCCCGCTGGCGGGACGTCGACCGTCACGCTGTCGCTCTACACCAACTCGCGCGCCGCCGACACCGGGCTCCGCCTCGAGCTGGCCGACGCGCGAGGGCGCGTCCTGGCGCGCCTCCCGATCGATCTTCCTCTCACCAAGCGACCCAGCGGCGTGCTCGACGTGGTGGCGGCGCGCGACTCGTCAGGCACCGTCGAGCGAGGGGCGCTGAACAGCGCCGCCGTCGACCGCGACCTCCCCGTCGCCGCCACGCGTCGCCCCGACGCGATCGCCGTCCTCCTCGGCGTCGAGCGCTACAAGCAGCTTCCCGACGCGCGCTTCGCCGAGCGCGACG
This genomic stretch from Gemmatimonadaceae bacterium harbors:
- a CDS encoding cbb3-type cytochrome c oxidase subunit I, encoding MRDTAGSPGALVMDWFSKAFLKSSLAWFGIGVTLGAVMSTWPNAAAYRTAHFHMNLLGFVSMMIFGVAYHVIPRFTGHPLHDRRLAEVHVFVANIGLVTLSVGFLLVPTLGAPRALPVQAAGGIISALGAYLFIYNMWRTIDGPRVLQRAQQAQRRPGALPTVQPD
- a CDS encoding polyphosphate kinase 2 family protein, with product MRHNAYMIIKPVDPSHPLPLDDKGAKPPRGLANGDDLKRLLAVEQERLGELQSAFYADRRHALLVVLQGRDASGKDGTIRAVFDACNPQGCQVASFKAPTDLELSHDFLWRVHQVVPPRGMIGIFNRSHYEDVLVVRVKNLVPKRVWQHRYRQINDFERMLTENGVVILKFFLHISRDEQREQFLERLTDPTKNWKFRAGDLDDRALWGDYTRAYRDALRECSTKWAPWYVIPSDHRAARNYLITKVINEALGALKPEYPRASKEVLALKSGLAR
- a CDS encoding caspase family protein encodes the protein MEYSAAPSSHAGGARTTSTDGAPVRPAPGGGAGRVVARSAIALLLGGVALAAQVPQRWTLGDSRERVRQVQGAPDLVERLTSLGKEIWSYRSSSVTFDPRTGHVVEYTDAEGALKVVMAPRGSTGAPSRGALALGSSRDAVLRRFGTPWAYTRDPSRRYAYLAYGRSVVQLALDDDRVSGWIVRDSAIVVARGDREAGEAAMRGGGKAPPTRQAAAPATLRASVAWQDDDRDGALAPGEGGRVTLTVANDGPGEARNVRASLAVESPATGVTVSVAPSTPTIASGSERDFTFRLAADSAQSASEIVIVARVSEANGFDLSPALRLRVAARAAGAPRLVVRDTRLDDASRDGRLAPREVGDLTIRVGNDGDAATPPLRARLWRGGDLFLAAGARDTFSLGAIPAGGTSTVTLSLYTNSRAADTGLRLELADARGRVLARLPIDLPLTKRPSGVLDVVAARDSSGTVERGALNSAAVDRDLPVAATRRPDAIAVLLGVERYKQLPDARFAERDVALMRRYAVEALGVNDDVEHLYARTGADVTGGELRKVFGEAGWLARRVTANTDLVVYWAGHGAPDAARRSPFLLPWDADPAFVSETGFALGDLFDRLARLPARSIVVILDACFTGVSRDGAALAPGARATVLSVEHPALVRRQMGVITAARGAQLAGDLPDARHGLLTYWIARGLRGEADADSNNAISIAELGRFAERHVRETAARLNRDQRPLTIARDTATVVARLSPGGTRP
- a CDS encoding cbb3-type cytochrome c oxidase subunit I — encoded protein: MHTLVRRYIKTGIAFLVIGLLIGLWILVQREVGRTWPSPYQVSAHTHAILVGFVMMMIQGVALWLFPRPEKDDARYDPRLASAAYWCMTVGTALRLAGELARIASQAPALRVAVVIGGALQVAGIAIFFYTMWSRVRAVGSAAREAKGERF
- a CDS encoding threonylcarbamoyl-AMP synthase, which encodes MLQASSADAAALESAIAEGAMLLRSGALVAFPTETVYGLGANALSADAVGRIYAAKGRPSFNPLIVHIADAGDLETVAREVPPVARTLADAFWPGALTLVLPKRAHIPDIVSAGLDTVGVRVPSHPVARALIRRAGVPVAAPSANAFTRVSPTSAAHVVAQLGAAVDLVIDGGSTAVGIESTVVDVTGERPVLLRLGGVSREALERVVGPVEVVRHAAGGAAPRPSPGMIDRHYAPRASLRPFTATERHEVWRELIALEDAGTRTGLLAFDVEGAEATVAIAMPGDAAGYARALYAALHALDGAGCTVAYVEEIPQGEGWAAIADRLRRAGLGSS
- a CDS encoding CopD family protein, producing MRTLYYTFVTLHLFAAMTWIGGVLFLALVGAPALRKVEPPALRTALFEEVGMRFRYVGWAAVIVLLGSGTWLVWYRGWLSWSLWTNGTFWTQGVGYALAWKLAMVTFMLVLSLAHDLALSPSRARALDTRPDAARVRRQIVLMARVGALAAIGVVIAAARLVRG
- a CDS encoding FadR family transcriptional regulator; the encoded protein is MSVPFDPIRPKERLYQEIVEHVQAQILSGELKPGDRIPAERELATHFGVSRAAVREAIKSLAEKGLVEVHVGRGTFVAALTTDHVVESMSLLLRDARNTPEHLQEAREILEVPIARLAAAHRTSENLERLKALMTTMEAQAHLTRAFIDADGEFHYELARATGNPVLEIVSRTLLTMLRSERVFMVGFRDEIGGALKSHGAILAAVERQDAAAAAAAMAEHLRHVSAVLRSLRGPAPVNAPAGA